A single window of Melospiza georgiana isolate bMelGeo1 chromosome 6, bMelGeo1.pri, whole genome shotgun sequence DNA harbors:
- the LOC131084577 gene encoding mas-related G-protein coupled receptor member D-like yields MEVSPVSPILTSPTDGPGQCEISVSSMAMDFVTLAIGLCGLAGNGTFLWLVHINPITEFIFYQAIADVLFLIFMVPSTLLFLVEEVSCSAIMPPMYLSLLFQLSLFTYTMGLYRLTFISIERCRSVLCLVFCGCQFPERLLLVVMNVLFWALLFVVIAVNPMVTSQCQSHEQEQCWVVLTSMYSLNVFLFAAPMLISSTILFIHLKPGSQQQPHKRLDIVVFLVALVSLPLSLWFLLQQLGYIAVSVQVVFLLTCITSSIKPFIYFLVGSWKRDCSMGSCWRHCSMKSCRIHSSIQSLREAIQRVFEEPEKNTACGDDPSVDTGV; encoded by the coding sequence atggaggtGAGCCCCGTGTCCCCTATTTTAACCTCACCAACTGATGGACCTGGTCAGTGTGAGATCAGTGTCTCCAGCATGGCCATGGACTTTGTGACGCTGGCCATTGGCCtctgtgggctggctgggaacGGGACTTTCCTCTGGCTGGTCCACATTAATCCCATCACCGAATTCATCTTCTACCAAGCCATCGCCGATGTCCTCTTTCTCATATTCATGGTCCCCTCTACCCTTCTCTTCCTTGTGGAGGAAGTATCCTGCTCTGCTATAATGCCCCCAATGTATTTGAGCTTGCTTTTCCAGCTGTCGCTGTTCACCTACACCATGGGGCTGTACCGGCTGACATTCATCAGCATCGAGAGGTGCAGGTCTGTCCTCTGCCTGGTATTCTGTGGCTGCCAATTTCCTGAGCGCTTGCTGTTGGTGGTGATGAATGTCCTCTTCTGGGCCCTCCTCTTCGTTGTCATCGCTGTCAATCCCATGGTGACTTCCCAGTGCCAGTCACACGAGCAGGAGCAATGCTGGGTCGTTCTCACCTCCATGTACTCCCTCAATGTCTTCCTATTTGCTGCACCCATGCTCATTTCCAGCACAATCCTCTTCATTCATCTCaagcctggctcccagcagcagccacacaagAGACTTGACATTGTTGTCTTCCTCGTTGCACTCGTCAGTCTGCCCCTCAGTCTCTGgtttctcctgcagcagctcggTTACATCGCTGTGTCCGTTCAGGTGGTTTTCCTGCTCACCTGCATCACCAGCAGCATTAAACCCTTTATCTACTTCTTGGTGGGGAGTTGGAAGAGAGACTGCtccatggggagctgctggagacacTGCTCCATGAAGAGCTGCAGGATACACTCCTCGATCCAGTCCCTAAGGGAGGCAATCCAAAGGGTGTTTGAGGAGCCAGAAAAAAACACTGCCTGTGGAGATGATCCCTCTGTGGACACGGGGGTCTGA
- the LOC131084933 gene encoding LOW QUALITY PROTEIN: mas-related G-protein coupled receptor member H-like (The sequence of the model RefSeq protein was modified relative to this genomic sequence to represent the inferred CDS: deleted 1 base in 1 codon), with protein sequence MEVSTESPSPASPSGGDDLCETDVTVATHSATLPICLCGLAGNRDVISLLSHNYGVFDLAVTDFLFLLFVVPSTLLILVEDVACSPIMTLLYLSFLFHMSVVSYYWGLFWLIAGSNVQYVYKLCWLCCRWKLPEHLRCVVASVQYWAFFALFAFIPAVTFLCPSHGQERCRAALISMYVIILPLFVAPMVISSTVDFNKAKWGSQQKQPKRHDIVTFLIVLFMFLLSIWNCLQYLGYTIVSSQVVFLLACIHSTIKPFIYFLVGRCWRPCSVGSLRLSLQRVFEETDTSHSHDPAMHIVL encoded by the exons ATGGAGGTGAGCACCGAGTCCCCATCTCCTGCCTCACCCTCTGGAGGAGATGATCTGTGTGAGACGGATGTCACAGTGGCTACCCACAGTGCTACACTGCCCATCTGCCtctgtgggctggctgggaacAGGGATGTCATCAGCCTGTTAAGCCACAACTATGGTGTCTTTGACCTGGCTGTCACTgacttcctcttcctcctctttgttGTCCCCTCCACCCTCCTCATCCTGGTGGAGGACGTAGCCTGCTCTCCTATCATGACCCTGCTGTACCTGAGTTTCCTTTTCCACATGTCAGTGGTCTCCTACTACTGGGGGCTGTTCTGGCTGATAGCTGGCAGCAATGTGCAGTATGTGTAcaagctctgctggctctgctgccgtTGGAAGCTACCTGAGCACCTGAGGTGTGTGGTGGCAAGTGTCCAATACTGGGCCTTCTTTGCTCTCTTTGCTTTCATTCCTGCAGTGACATTCCTGTGCCCATCACATGGGCAAGAGCGCTGTCGGGCAGCTCTCATCTCCATGTACGTCATCATCCTGCCCCTTTTTGTTGCA CCCATGGTCATTTCCAGCACAGTTGATTTCAATAAGGCCAAGTGGGGCTCCCAGCAGAAGCAGCCCAAGAGGCACGACATTGTTACCTTCCTCATTGTGCTCTTCATGTTCCTCCTCAGCATCTGGAATTGCCTGCAGTACCTCGGCTACACCATTGTGTCCTCCCAGGTTGTTTTCCTGCTCgcctgcatccacagcaccATCAAACCCTTCATCTACTTCCTGgtggggaggtgctggaggccctgctctgtggggtcCCTCCGGCTCTCCCTCCAGAGGGTCTTTGAGGAGACAGACACATCCCACAGCCATGATCCTGCCATGCACATAGTGCTCTGA